A single genomic interval of Zingiber officinale cultivar Zhangliang chromosome 4A, Zo_v1.1, whole genome shotgun sequence harbors:
- the LOC121969822 gene encoding prefoldin subunit 6-like encodes MASSPAAVRELQRDLENQANALSKIQKDIAKNHQVRKQYTIQLGENELVLKELELLNENSNVFKLIGPVLVKQDLAEANANVRKRIEYISAELKRLDGTLQDLEDKQNSKKESVLKLQQKVQSLQTGKSKT; translated from the exons ATGGCTTCTTCCCCGGCGGCCGTTAGAGAACTTCAACGCGATCTTGAGAACCAGGCCAATGCTCTCAGCAAGATCCAGAAAG ACATCGCCAAGAACCACCAGGTTAGGAAGCAGTACACCATCCAGCTCGGGGAGAACGAGCTCGTCCTCAAG GAATTGGAATTATTGAATGAAAACTCCAATGTGTTCAAGCTGATCGGCCCAGTGCTTGTGAAACAAGACCTCGCGGAGGCGAACGCCAACGTGCGTAAAAGGATTGAATACATTTCAGCTGAACT TAAGCGGCTTGATGGTACACTTCAGGATTTGGAAGACAAACAGAATAGCAAAAAGGAATCG GTCTTAAAGCTACAACAAAAAGTCCAATCTCTGCAGACTGGGAAAtccaaaacctaa